Proteins encoded by one window of Taeniopygia guttata chromosome 1A, bTaeGut7.mat, whole genome shotgun sequence:
- the ERGIC2 gene encoding endoplasmic reticulum-Golgi intermediate compartment protein 2: MRRLNRKKTLNLMKELDAFPKVPESYVETSASGGTVSLIAFTTIAFLTIMEFMVYRDTWMKYEYEVDKDFTSKLRINIDITVAMRCQYVGADVLDLAETMVASADGLIYEPVPFELTPQQKELQRMLQLIQSRLQEEHSLQDVIFKSAFKSASTALPPREDNSLQSPDACRIHGHLYVNKVAGNFHITVGKAIPHPRGHAHLAALVSHESYNFSHRIDHLSFGELIPGIINPLDGTEKIASDHNQMFQYFITVVPTKLHTYKISAETHQFSVTERERVINHAAGSHGVSGIFMKYDISSLMVTVTEEHMPFWQFLVRLCGIIGGIFSTTGILHGFGRFVAEIIFCRFRLGSYRSTSVPLPDGHTSNHLPLITDNSTH, from the exons ATGAGGCGACTGAATCGGAAGAAGACCTTGAATTTGATGAAAGAATTGGATGCCTTCCCAAAGGTTCCTGAAAGCTATGTGGAGACTTCAGCGAGTGGAGGCACAG TTTCTTTGATAGCATTTACAACGATAGCTTTCCTGACTATAATGGAGTTCATGGTGTACCGGGACACATGGATGAAATATGAATATGAAGTAGACAAGGATTTTACTAG taaATTAAGGATCAATATTGATATTACAGTTGCCATGAGGTGTCAGT ATGTGGGGGCTGATGTTCTGGATTTAGCAGAAACAATGGTTGCCTCTGCAGATGGGTTAATCTATGAACCA gTACCATTTGAGCTCACCCCACAACAAAAAGAATTGCAAAG GATGCTGCAACTAATTCAGAGTAGGCTGCAGGAAGAACACTCTCTTCAAGATGTGATATTCAAAAGTGCATTTAAAAGTGCTTCTACAGCACTGCCACCACG gGAAGATAATTCCTTACAGTCTCCAGATGCATGCAGAATTCATGGTCATCTCTATGTCAATAAAGTGGCAGGGAACTTTCACATAACTGTGGGCAA GGCAATACCACACCCTCGAGGCCATGCACACTTGGCAGCACTTGTAAGCCATGAGT CCTATAACTTCTCCCATAGAATAGATCATTTGTCATTTGGAGAGCTTATTCCAGGAATTATTAATCCATTGGATGGAACAGAAAAAATTGCATCAGATC acAATCAGATGTTCCAATATTTTATCACAGTTGTGCCAACCAAACTCCATACATACAAAATTTCAGCAGAAACTCATCAATTTTCAGTGACAGAAAGG gaaagAGTAATTAACCATGCAGCTGGCAGCCATGGCGTTTCAGGAATATTCATGAAATACGACATCAGTTCACTtatggtgacagtgacagaagaGCACATGCCTTTCTGGCAATTCTTAGTGAGGCTCTGTGGCATTATTGGTGGAATTTTTTCAACTACAG GAATTTTACATGGCTTTGGAAGATTTgtagcagaaattattttttgccgTTTTAGACTGGGCTCTTACAGATCCACATCG GTTCCACTTCCTGATGGCCACACAAGCAACCACTTACCTCTAATTACAGACAATAGTACACATTAG